Genomic window (Chryseobacterium sp. H1D6B):
TCTGTTAAAGCTCCTACAGGACAAACATCGATAATATTTCCGATAAAGTCATTATCTAATGCTTTATTTAAATAGGTAGAAATTTCAGCATGGTCTCCTCTGAAAAGAATTCCATGTTCTCTTGTTTCTGTAAGCTGATTGGCTGTAAGTACGCATCTTGCACAAAGAATACAACGGTTCATATTCAGCTTGATATTCGGACCAAGATCATCTGCTTCGTATGTATTTCTTTCAAACTCTGTTCTTGTACTTTCAAGACCGTGCTCATAGCCAAGATCCTGAAGACTGCATTCTCCGGCCTGGTCGCAGACAGGGCAGTCTAATGGATGGTTTACTAATAAAAATTCAGTAACAGCTTTTCTTCCTTCCTGAGCTTTATCAGAAGTTAGGTTTTTAACTTCCATACCGTCCATTACATTCGTTCTGCAGCTTGCCACTAATTTAGGCATAGGGCGGGGATCTGCTTCCGATCCTTTCGAAACTTCCACTAAGCAAGTTCTACATCTCCCTCCACTGGTTTCCAATTTGCTGTAGTAGCACATTGCAGGAGGTACAGATTTTCCACCGATCTGTCTGGCTGCTTCCAAAATAGAAGTTCCAGGCAAAACTTCAGCAGTCTGTCCGTCTATAGTTATTTTGAATTTTTTAACCTCTTCGCTCATATTCTATGCTTTCGCTTATGCTTGTAAGGCGTTAAGCTATATTTTAATTATACTTCTTCGTGTTAAATGTATATCCGACTCCTGCAAGGATCTGTCCGAAAACAAAATCCTGACGAGCTTTGTCCGGCTTATTATTTAATGTAGTTTTGATATCCCACATATTAATATACCCGGCTTTTCCTTCTACTCTTACCATCCAGTTTTTCCAGAAAACTAAGTTAAGACTGGATCTAAGATCGGTTCCCATACCTGCAACGTGAAAACGGTCACTTCTTTCATTTCCAAAAAGCTTGATATTACTTTTGGGAAACATTACCCCGATTCCTGCCCCATAAGACCATACTAAATCTATATTTTTTTTGTGAATAAGATTTTTATATTTCTCAAGACCTAAATTTTCATAATTAAGTCCGTCTGTATGTTCGAAAGTAAGAAACTGCGTATCAGATAAATCTACTTGTCCGTTCTGTACCATTCCTGCATATTTAGGATCTGAAATTGTTCCTGAAAAATCCACCGTCTGGTTCTGTTTCATTACATATTTCATATGATCGATTCCTAAAACAAGTGCCAAGTTGTCTTTTATAAAATACCCAACTCTGAAATTATACTGCGTTACTGTGAACCAGCTTGGATCAAAATAAACGATTCCGAACTTGGTAGGTTTATCTCTGGCCGCTACATTATTCAATTGAAAATCATAGCCGTTTCCAGTAAAATGGATGTCAGAATTGCTAAAAGCCCCTCTATTCCAACCATAAAAAATGAACATCTGCCCTTTTTTGCTTAATGGTAAAGGTTTTTCTTTCTTTTCAGCTTTAGCCTTATTAAAACTGTTAGTTAAATCTATATAACCAGCACTTTCTTTATAGGATAAAGTGTCATTTTTAACTCTTTGCGCAAATACAAAATTTGACATCATTAAGCCAACTACCAATAACTTTTTCATTCTAAGCATTTTTTTCAACAGCAGGAATTGGATTCGCATAATCAGCTAATCCGTAGTTTTGAGTTAAACATAACTCAGGATTTTTTATATGCCATTCAAATTCGTCTCTAAAATGACGAATTGCCGCTGCAACAGGCCAAGCTGCTGCATCACCTAAAGGACAAATAGTATTTCCTTCGATTTTTCTCTGGATATCCCAAAGAAGATCGATGTCTTCCATTTTCCCTTGTCCGTTCTCTATTTTCTTTAAGATTTTATACATCCATCCCGTTCCTTCACGGCACGGAGTACATTGTCCACAGCTTTCGTGGTTGTAAAATCTCGCTAAAGTCATGGTATGTTCTACCACACATTGATCTTCATCTAAAACAATGAATCCTCCAGAACCCATCATAGTTCCTGTAGCGAAACCACCATCGGCTAAAGATTCATAATTCATGTATCTAGGTTCTCCATTTACAGTTCTTAACAATAAGTTAGCAGGAACGATAGGAACAGAACTTCCTCCCGGGATGCATGCTTTAAGCTTTTTACCGTTTGGAATACCGCCGCAGTATTCATCAGAATAGATGAATTCTTCAACAGTGATGGTCATATCTATTTCGTAAACGCCAGGTTTATTGATATTTCCGCAGGCAGAAATTAATTTTGTACCTGTAGATCTTCCCACTCCGATTTTTGCAAATTCGGCTCCGGTAATATTAATAATCGGAACAACCGCAGCAATGGATTCTACGTTATTTACAACCGTTGGTCTTTCCCAAAGTCCTTTTACGGCAGGGAATGGTGGTTTTAATCTTGGGTTTCCTCTTTTACCTTCAAGGGATTCAAGCAATGCGGTTTCTTCACCGCAGATGTATGCTCCACCGCCTCTTTGAACGTAGATTTCACAATCGAAACCTGTTCCTAAAATATTTTTCCCTAGAAATCCAGCTGCTTTAGCTTCTTCAATTGCTTCTTCTAAAATATCCGGAATCCAAGAATATTCTCCACGGATATAGATATAAGAAACATTTGAACCTAAACAAAAAGAGGAGATAAGCATTCCTTCGATCAATAAATGAGGAAGAAATTCCATTAAATATCTGTCTTTGAAAGTTCCTGGCTCAGATTCATCTGCATTCACTACCAAATGTCTTGGAACACCTTCCGGCTTAGCCAGAAAGCTCCATTTCATTCCTGTAGGAAATCCTGCACCACCACGGCCACGAAGTCCTGAAGTTTTTACTTCTTCTAAAATTTCGTCGGGTGTCATTTTTAAGGCTTTTTCTGCGGCTTCGTACCCTCCCTGTTTACGGTAGGTTTCGAAATAGCGGATACCTTCGATATGTGCGTCTTTAAGTAAAAGTTTTTTACTCATTATATATTCTAATTAATCTAAAGCAACTTGTCCCTGTCTGCAAAGATCAAGGATTTCGTCTACTTTTTCTATCGTTAAATTTTCGTGAAAGAATTTTCCTAACTGTAACATTGGAGCATATCCACATGCTCCCAGACATTCAGCCGGTTTTAATGTAAACATACCGTCTTCAGTAGTTTCACCGTCTTTGATATTCAGTTTGGTTCTGATATGATTAAGGATTTTTTCGCTTCCGCAGACCATACAAGGCCCCGTTCTGCAAACTTCCAAAACATACTTTCCAACTGGCTTCATATTGAACATGGTATAAAAAGTAGCTACTTCATATACTTCAATTGGCTGTATACTTAATAATTCTGCAACATAATCCATTACAGGAACATCCAGCCATCCGCCAAATTCTTTCTGTGCTAAATGAAGAACAGGAAGAAGAGCAGATTTTTGTCTTCCTTCGGGATATCTCGCGATAATTTTATGTACTTGTGCTAAACTTTCCGGTTTAAAAGCTATTATTTCGCTCATTTTTTATCTCTAAGATTAAAGATTAAAGAACAAAGAAAAAAGATTCTAAAGTTCAATAGTCTAAATTCATTTTATATTGATGATGAAAGCGGTCTTTTATCTTTCATCTTTTTTATTTTAATTTATCTTAAGCATCCAGTTCTCCTGCAATGATGTTCATGCTGCACATGGTCACAATCGCATCTGAAATTACAGAACCTGTAATCATTTCTGGATAGGCTTGATAGTAAATAAAACAAGGTCTTCTAAAATGCAGTCTGTAAGGAGTTCTTCCTCCGTCACTTACCAAATAGAATCCTAATTCTCCATTACCTCCTTCTACAGCGTGATATACCTCACCTTTAGGAATTTCAGTTTCTCCCATTACAATTTTAAAATGGTAGATCAATGCTTCCATTTTATTGTAAACATCAGCTTTTTCTGGAAGATAAAAATCTGGAACTTCAGCATGGAATGGTCCTTCAGGAAGGTTTTCGTAAGCCTGCTTGATAATTTTAAGAGATTCCCAGATTTCCTGCTGACGAACCATGAAACGGTCATAAGTGTCACCGGAAGTTCCTACAGGAATAATAAAGTCGAAATCTTCATAAGAAGAATAAGGCTGTGCTACTCTTACATCATAATCAACACCTGCTGCACGTAAATTTGGACCAGTAAAACCGTAGCTTAGTGCACGTTCTGCAGAAATTGCTCCCGCACCAATGGTTCTGTCCATAAAGATTCTGTTTCTTTCTAGCAACTGACCAAATTCTGCAAATTTTGCCGGGAAAGTTTTTAAGAAATCTTGGATCAGTTCGTGACATTTTGGAGTGAAATCTCTTTCAAAACCTCCAATTCTTCCCATATTGGTTGTCATCCTTGCTCCACAGATCTGCTCATAAATATCATAGATACGTTCTCTTTCGATAAACATATAAGTAAGCCCTGTAATTGCTCCTGCATCCATTCCCGTTACTCCGTTGCAGATCAAGTGATCTCCAATTCTCGCTAATTCCATAAGAATGACACGCATATAGTCTACACGTTTAGGAACTTTAATTCCGATCAGTTTTTCTACTGTCATATGCCATCCTAAGTTATTGATAGGAGCAGAACAATAGTTCATACGATCTGTAAGCGTGGTAATCTGTGCGAAATTTCTTCTTTCAGAGATTTTTTCAAATGCTCTGTGTATATATCCTACTGTCTGTTCAGCATGAAGAATCCTCTCTCCATCCATTGTCAGGATATTTTGAAAAATCCCGTGAGTAGCAGGGTGGGTAGGTCCTAAATTAAGGGTATATAACTGCCCGTCAATTTGTTCCTTGCTGTCGTATTGGTTAAGTATATTAGATAATGAGTTATCTTTCATATTTTTAATACTTTAGGTATTAAGCTAAAGGCTTTTAGCAAATTATTATCTTCCGAACATACTATCGTTCTTATCAGTCCTTGTACCATCTTCAAGACGGTATTCCTTCAACATAGGATGGTAGCCAAGATCTTCCATATTTAAAATTGCTCTTAAATCCGGGTGTCCTTTAAATTTAATTCCGTAGAAATCAAAAGTTTCTCTTTCCATCCAGTTTGCTCCTGCGTACAATTCAGTAAGTGAATCTACTTCAATGTTCTCTCTAGGCATAAAAACCTTTAAACGAATTCTGAAGTTAGCAACCATATTATGCAGGTGATAAACAACTCCTATTTCTTTATCCGGAAATTCTGGGTAGTGGATCCCGCAGATGTCTGTAAGGAAATTAATTTCTAACGATGAATCTTTAAGATAGTGAATCACTTTTTTGATGTCATCTTTTTTTACTTCAATCGTCAGCATCCCATAAGGTTCTGAACTTGAAATGACAGTTTCCGGAAATTCTCTTGTTATTGCTTCTAATACAAATTCGTTCGTCATCTCCGTTTAGTTGCTTATGTTGTAAGAATCTAATAAATTTTGATATTCAGGCATATCTCTTCTTCTGATGCTTTCGCTCTCGGCAAGTGCCTGAACCTGCATTACTCCTTCAATGATCTGTTCTGGTCTTGGAGGGCATCCAGGAACATATACGTCTACAGGAATGATTTTATCAATTCCCTGTAACACAGAATACGTATCAAAAATACCTCCGCTTGAAGCACAAGCTCCTACAGCAACTACCCATTTCGGCTCAGCCATCTGGGTGTACACTTCTTTTAGAACGGGGCCTAACTTTTTAGATATGGTTCCGCATACCATCAGCATGTCTGCCTGTCTTGGAGAGAAAGAGTTTCTTTCCATACCAAACCTTGAAGCATCATACGTGGGGTTAAGGGTTGCCATAAATTCGATACCACAACAAGAGGTAGCAAACGGCAAAGGCCAAAGAGAAAATTTTCTAGCCATCCCGATTACACTGCTCAGTTTCGTTGCGAAAAATCCTTCTCCTTCAAATCCATCGGGAGCAGGTGCATCTGTTCTTATTATTGGTTTTTGATCTGACATAATTTCTTCTTAAGTTTTATTTATTTATCCCAATCTAACGCACCACGCTTCCAAACATAGAAAAAT
Coding sequences:
- a CDS encoding NADH-quinone oxidoreductase subunit D, whose amino-acid sequence is MKDNSLSNILNQYDSKEQIDGQLYTLNLGPTHPATHGIFQNILTMDGERILHAEQTVGYIHRAFEKISERRNFAQITTLTDRMNYCSAPINNLGWHMTVEKLIGIKVPKRVDYMRVILMELARIGDHLICNGVTGMDAGAITGLTYMFIERERIYDIYEQICGARMTTNMGRIGGFERDFTPKCHELIQDFLKTFPAKFAEFGQLLERNRIFMDRTIGAGAISAERALSYGFTGPNLRAAGVDYDVRVAQPYSSYEDFDFIIPVGTSGDTYDRFMVRQQEIWESLKIIKQAYENLPEGPFHAEVPDFYLPEKADVYNKMEALIYHFKIVMGETEIPKGEVYHAVEGGNGELGFYLVSDGGRTPYRLHFRRPCFIYYQAYPEMITGSVISDAIVTMCSMNIIAGELDA
- the nuoF gene encoding NADH-quinone oxidoreductase subunit NuoF, with the protein product MSKKLLLKDAHIEGIRYFETYRKQGGYEAAEKALKMTPDEILEEVKTSGLRGRGGAGFPTGMKWSFLAKPEGVPRHLVVNADESEPGTFKDRYLMEFLPHLLIEGMLISSFCLGSNVSYIYIRGEYSWIPDILEEAIEEAKAAGFLGKNILGTGFDCEIYVQRGGGAYICGEETALLESLEGKRGNPRLKPPFPAVKGLWERPTVVNNVESIAAVVPIINITGAEFAKIGVGRSTGTKLISACGNINKPGVYEIDMTITVEEFIYSDEYCGGIPNGKKLKACIPGGSSVPIVPANLLLRTVNGEPRYMNYESLADGGFATGTMMGSGGFIVLDEDQCVVEHTMTLARFYNHESCGQCTPCREGTGWMYKILKKIENGQGKMEDIDLLWDIQRKIEGNTICPLGDAAAWPVAAAIRHFRDEFEWHIKNPELCLTQNYGLADYANPIPAVEKNA
- a CDS encoding 2Fe-2S iron-sulfur cluster-binding protein, which produces MSEEVKKFKITIDGQTAEVLPGTSILEAARQIGGKSVPPAMCYYSKLETSGGRCRTCLVEVSKGSEADPRPMPKLVASCRTNVMDGMEVKNLTSDKAQEGRKAVTEFLLVNHPLDCPVCDQAGECSLQDLGYEHGLESTRTEFERNTYEADDLGPNIKLNMNRCILCARCVLTANQLTETREHGILFRGDHAEISTYLNKALDNDFIGNIIDVCPVGALTDRTSRFASRVWFTNPMNASCKCDKCSGKAVVWMKGDEVLRVTARKDQWGEVEEFICDTCRFERKELKDWNIEGPRHIDRHSVISLNHYEKPKDELRVLDNPMAKEISEKDEK
- a CDS encoding NADH-quinone oxidoreductase subunit C, giving the protein MTNEFVLEAITREFPETVISSSEPYGMLTIEVKKDDIKKVIHYLKDSSLEINFLTDICGIHYPEFPDKEIGVVYHLHNMVANFRIRLKVFMPRENIEVDSLTELYAGANWMERETFDFYGIKFKGHPDLRAILNMEDLGYHPMLKEYRLEDGTRTDKNDSMFGR
- a CDS encoding NAD(P)H-dependent oxidoreductase subunit E, which gives rise to MSEIIAFKPESLAQVHKIIARYPEGRQKSALLPVLHLAQKEFGGWLDVPVMDYVAELLSIQPIEVYEVATFYTMFNMKPVGKYVLEVCRTGPCMVCGSEKILNHIRTKLNIKDGETTEDGMFTLKPAECLGACGYAPMLQLGKFFHENLTIEKVDEILDLCRQGQVALD
- a CDS encoding NADH-quinone oxidoreductase subunit B — its product is MSDQKPIIRTDAPAPDGFEGEGFFATKLSSVIGMARKFSLWPLPFATSCCGIEFMATLNPTYDASRFGMERNSFSPRQADMLMVCGTISKKLGPVLKEVYTQMAEPKWVVAVGACASSGGIFDTYSVLQGIDKIIPVDVYVPGCPPRPEQIIEGVMQVQALAESESIRRRDMPEYQNLLDSYNISN